The following are from one region of the Salvelinus alpinus chromosome 16, SLU_Salpinus.1, whole genome shotgun sequence genome:
- the usp1 gene encoding ubiquitin carboxyl-terminal hydrolase 1 isoform X1, whose translation MPGLQGDGAALGSPIKKSKLSLKFFQKKETKRALDFSEPQVEEPKPVRVKSEEPTSCDQVVPIPLPGPAPCPTSPICPSDKGEETLVPFVGLNNLGNTCYLNSILQVLYYCPGLRDGIKNLYSLSKTRDKQKEEAANSDEQTGGPEEAVPVHMELLGSFHSLITSVEQLQSSYLHNPDKYSDGELATPPRKLLNTLRQLNPMYEGYLQHDAQEVLQCILGYIQEASETIRKEQEDQDDVIEVKQGSSAPVGTNGASTEEQAQTSETSLDDDDGQTSGKRKSDTEAGNAKKKPKSVKSKNAAAVAANDGKPLTRSKRKSTGGITVVPKDKGEEEGEKKQGEEESYVEGKGEVEVAPKEVEVKRKKRPKLSWLRPSGKQPSIFSKFMSMGRISCHTGGKTETAKPDQEETGPSQPQENDGGEHGKNPQEKVTEVPEEEKAKSEECLGVDLMEHLFQGCLVLRTRCLECECYTERREDFQDISVPVQEEELCSPDSSSEVSPDPKPVLKTLKWAISQFASVERIVGEDKYFCETCHHYTEAERSLLFDKTPEVVTIHLKCFSANGLEMDPYGGLSKVNTPLQTPLKLSLEEWCTHPSATATGGQHYQLFAVVMHSGVTISSGHYTTYIRMMDLKDTKVRLPEGDEKQGEEECGGKVPGLEPKEEMLDYDDGEVSFSLRGKAGQSGSVNANSTNTSKMGSKKASDGVGLLGGQRSLSSYDLGGNKQTTNPDKAACTGVESNATRSSRRTSSAPGHSGSGGVKKEPGEGEGGEASVAGCEGVGVATEQALSSLLQYEGKWMLFDDSEVHLFEEEDFLRACSPETCSTSTPYLLFYRRV comes from the exons ATGCCCGGCCTACAGGGCGATGGCGCGGCTCTTGGGAGCCCCATCAAAAAGAGCAAACTCTCTCTGAAGTTTTTCCAGAAGAAGGAGACGAAGCGAGCCTTGGACTTCTCCGAACCTCAAGTAGAGGAACCAAAACCAGTCAGAGTTAAATCTGAGGAGCCTACAAG CTGTGACCAGGTTGTGCCAATCCCACTGCCTGGACCTGCCCCGTGTCCAACCTCTCCCATCTGCCCCAGTGACAAGGGAGAGGAGACGCTGGTGCCCTTTGTTGGGCTCAATAACCTGGGGAACACCTGTTACCTGAACAGCATTCTACAG GTATTGTACTACTGTCCTGGGCTCAGAGATGGCATCAAGAACCTCTACAGTTTGTCCAAAACAAGGGACAAGCAAAAGGAAGAGGCTGCTAATAGTGATGAG cAGACGGGGGGTCCAGAGGAGGCGGTGCCAGTGCACATGGAACTGCTGGGTAGTTTCCACAGTCTGATCACCTCGGTAGAGCAGCTCCAGTCCAGCTATCTGCACAACCCTGACAAGTACAGTGATGGGGAGCTGGCCACACCTCCACGCAAACTACTAAACACACTCAG ACAGCTGAACCCCATGTACGAAGGCTACCTACAGCACGATGCCCAGGAGGTGCTGCAGTGCATCCTGGGATACATCCAGGAGGCCTCTGAGACCATCAGGAAGGAACAGGAGGACCAGGACGATGTCATAGAGGTCAAGCAAGGCAGTTCCGCCCCTGTGGGCACCAACGGGGCTTCAACAGAGGAGCAGGCCCAAACTTCAGAAACATcacttgatgatgatgatggccaAACCAGTGGTAAGAGGAAGAGCGATACAGAGGCAGGCAACGCCAAGAAGAAGCCAAAATCCGTCAAGTCCAAGAATGCTGCTGCTGTTGCAGCCAACGATGGCAAACCCCTCACCCGCTCCAAGAGGAAGTCTACCGGTGGCATCACTGTAGTGCCAAAAGACAAAGgtgaagaagagggggagaaaaagcagggagaggaggaaagttatgtggaggggaaaggagaggtggaggtggccCCTAAAGAGGTGGAGGTTAAGAGGAAGAAGAGGCCCAAGTTGAGCTGGCTGAGGCCCTCGGGGAAGCAGCCCAGTATCTTCTCTAAGTTCATGAGCATGGGACGGATCAGCTGCCACACAGGAGGGAAGACCGAGACAGCCAAACCTGACCAGGAGGAGACGGGTCCTAGCCAACCTCAGGAGAATGATGGTGGGGAACACGGGAAGAACCCTCAGGAGAAGGTAACAGAAGTGCCCGAGGAGGAGAAAGCTAAAAGTGAAG aGTGCCTGGGTGTGGACTTGATGGAGCATCTGTTCCAGGGCTGTCTGGTGTTGAGGACGCGTTGTCTGGAGTGTGAGTGTTACACCGAGAGGAGAGAAGACTTCCAGGACATCAGTGTCCCAGTGCAGGAGGAAGAACTCTGCAGCCCAGACAGCAGCTCAGAGG tCTCCCCTGATCCCAAACCGGTGCTGAAGACTCTGAAGTGGGCCATCTCCCAGTTTGCCTCAGTGGAGAGGATTGTAGGGGAGGACAAGTACTTCTGTGAGACCTGCCACCACTACACAGAGGCTGAGAGGAGTCTCCTGTTTGATAAAACCCCAGAGGTCGTTACTATCCATCTCAAGTGCTTCTCAGCCAACGGGTTAGA GATGGACCCGTACGGCGGCCTCTCAAAGGTGAACACACCCCTACAGACCCCGCTGAAGCTCTCTCTGGAGGAGTGGTGCACGCACCCCTCAGCCACTGCCACCGGAGGGCAGCACTACCAGCTGTTTGCTGTGGTCATGCACAGCGGGGTCACCATCTCCAGCGGACACTACACCACTTACATCAGGATGATGGACCTTAAGGACACCAAGGTCCGCCTGCCCGAGGGGGATGAGAAGCAGGGAGAAGAGGAGTGTGGCGGGAAAGTGCCGGGTCTGGAACCCAAAGAAGAGATGCTGGATTATGACGATGGGGAAGTGTCCTTCAGTCTCCGTGGTAAAGCAGGACAGAGTGGTTCTGTGAATGCTaactccaccaacaccagtaaGATGGGCTCCAAGAAGGCTTCAGATGGGGTAGGACTTCTGGGGGGTCAGAGGAGCCTGTCCAGCTATGACCTAGGGGGCAACAAGCAGACAACCAACCCAGACAAAGCTGCCTGTACTGGGGTAGAGAGCAACGCCACCAGATCATCCAGACGGACCTCCAGTGCCCCGGGACACAGCGGTAGTGGAGGGGTTAAGAAGGAgcctggggagggagaggggggcgaGGCCTCTGTGGCTGGGTGTGAAGGGGTTGGGGTGGCTACAGAGCAGGCCCTAAGCAGCCTGCTGCAGTATGAAGGGAAGTGGATGCTGTTTGACGACTCTGAGGTGCATCTCTTTGAGGAGGAGGACTTTCTGAGAGCCTGTTCTCCAGAAACCTGCTCCACATCTACCCCATATCTTCTGTTCTATAGGAGGGTATGA
- the usp1 gene encoding ubiquitin carboxyl-terminal hydrolase 1 isoform X2: MPGLQGDGAALGSPIKKSKLSLKFFQKKETKRALDFSEPQVEEPKPVRVKSEEPTSCDQVVPIPLPGPAPCPTSPICPSDKGEETLVPFVGLNNLGNTCYLNSILQVLYYCPGLRDGIKNLYSLSKTRDKQKEEAANSDETGGPEEAVPVHMELLGSFHSLITSVEQLQSSYLHNPDKYSDGELATPPRKLLNTLRQLNPMYEGYLQHDAQEVLQCILGYIQEASETIRKEQEDQDDVIEVKQGSSAPVGTNGASTEEQAQTSETSLDDDDGQTSGKRKSDTEAGNAKKKPKSVKSKNAAAVAANDGKPLTRSKRKSTGGITVVPKDKGEEEGEKKQGEEESYVEGKGEVEVAPKEVEVKRKKRPKLSWLRPSGKQPSIFSKFMSMGRISCHTGGKTETAKPDQEETGPSQPQENDGGEHGKNPQEKVTEVPEEEKAKSEECLGVDLMEHLFQGCLVLRTRCLECECYTERREDFQDISVPVQEEELCSPDSSSEVSPDPKPVLKTLKWAISQFASVERIVGEDKYFCETCHHYTEAERSLLFDKTPEVVTIHLKCFSANGLEMDPYGGLSKVNTPLQTPLKLSLEEWCTHPSATATGGQHYQLFAVVMHSGVTISSGHYTTYIRMMDLKDTKVRLPEGDEKQGEEECGGKVPGLEPKEEMLDYDDGEVSFSLRGKAGQSGSVNANSTNTSKMGSKKASDGVGLLGGQRSLSSYDLGGNKQTTNPDKAACTGVESNATRSSRRTSSAPGHSGSGGVKKEPGEGEGGEASVAGCEGVGVATEQALSSLLQYEGKWMLFDDSEVHLFEEEDFLRACSPETCSTSTPYLLFYRRV; encoded by the exons ATGCCCGGCCTACAGGGCGATGGCGCGGCTCTTGGGAGCCCCATCAAAAAGAGCAAACTCTCTCTGAAGTTTTTCCAGAAGAAGGAGACGAAGCGAGCCTTGGACTTCTCCGAACCTCAAGTAGAGGAACCAAAACCAGTCAGAGTTAAATCTGAGGAGCCTACAAG CTGTGACCAGGTTGTGCCAATCCCACTGCCTGGACCTGCCCCGTGTCCAACCTCTCCCATCTGCCCCAGTGACAAGGGAGAGGAGACGCTGGTGCCCTTTGTTGGGCTCAATAACCTGGGGAACACCTGTTACCTGAACAGCATTCTACAG GTATTGTACTACTGTCCTGGGCTCAGAGATGGCATCAAGAACCTCTACAGTTTGTCCAAAACAAGGGACAAGCAAAAGGAAGAGGCTGCTAATAGTGATGAG ACGGGGGGTCCAGAGGAGGCGGTGCCAGTGCACATGGAACTGCTGGGTAGTTTCCACAGTCTGATCACCTCGGTAGAGCAGCTCCAGTCCAGCTATCTGCACAACCCTGACAAGTACAGTGATGGGGAGCTGGCCACACCTCCACGCAAACTACTAAACACACTCAG ACAGCTGAACCCCATGTACGAAGGCTACCTACAGCACGATGCCCAGGAGGTGCTGCAGTGCATCCTGGGATACATCCAGGAGGCCTCTGAGACCATCAGGAAGGAACAGGAGGACCAGGACGATGTCATAGAGGTCAAGCAAGGCAGTTCCGCCCCTGTGGGCACCAACGGGGCTTCAACAGAGGAGCAGGCCCAAACTTCAGAAACATcacttgatgatgatgatggccaAACCAGTGGTAAGAGGAAGAGCGATACAGAGGCAGGCAACGCCAAGAAGAAGCCAAAATCCGTCAAGTCCAAGAATGCTGCTGCTGTTGCAGCCAACGATGGCAAACCCCTCACCCGCTCCAAGAGGAAGTCTACCGGTGGCATCACTGTAGTGCCAAAAGACAAAGgtgaagaagagggggagaaaaagcagggagaggaggaaagttatgtggaggggaaaggagaggtggaggtggccCCTAAAGAGGTGGAGGTTAAGAGGAAGAAGAGGCCCAAGTTGAGCTGGCTGAGGCCCTCGGGGAAGCAGCCCAGTATCTTCTCTAAGTTCATGAGCATGGGACGGATCAGCTGCCACACAGGAGGGAAGACCGAGACAGCCAAACCTGACCAGGAGGAGACGGGTCCTAGCCAACCTCAGGAGAATGATGGTGGGGAACACGGGAAGAACCCTCAGGAGAAGGTAACAGAAGTGCCCGAGGAGGAGAAAGCTAAAAGTGAAG aGTGCCTGGGTGTGGACTTGATGGAGCATCTGTTCCAGGGCTGTCTGGTGTTGAGGACGCGTTGTCTGGAGTGTGAGTGTTACACCGAGAGGAGAGAAGACTTCCAGGACATCAGTGTCCCAGTGCAGGAGGAAGAACTCTGCAGCCCAGACAGCAGCTCAGAGG tCTCCCCTGATCCCAAACCGGTGCTGAAGACTCTGAAGTGGGCCATCTCCCAGTTTGCCTCAGTGGAGAGGATTGTAGGGGAGGACAAGTACTTCTGTGAGACCTGCCACCACTACACAGAGGCTGAGAGGAGTCTCCTGTTTGATAAAACCCCAGAGGTCGTTACTATCCATCTCAAGTGCTTCTCAGCCAACGGGTTAGA GATGGACCCGTACGGCGGCCTCTCAAAGGTGAACACACCCCTACAGACCCCGCTGAAGCTCTCTCTGGAGGAGTGGTGCACGCACCCCTCAGCCACTGCCACCGGAGGGCAGCACTACCAGCTGTTTGCTGTGGTCATGCACAGCGGGGTCACCATCTCCAGCGGACACTACACCACTTACATCAGGATGATGGACCTTAAGGACACCAAGGTCCGCCTGCCCGAGGGGGATGAGAAGCAGGGAGAAGAGGAGTGTGGCGGGAAAGTGCCGGGTCTGGAACCCAAAGAAGAGATGCTGGATTATGACGATGGGGAAGTGTCCTTCAGTCTCCGTGGTAAAGCAGGACAGAGTGGTTCTGTGAATGCTaactccaccaacaccagtaaGATGGGCTCCAAGAAGGCTTCAGATGGGGTAGGACTTCTGGGGGGTCAGAGGAGCCTGTCCAGCTATGACCTAGGGGGCAACAAGCAGACAACCAACCCAGACAAAGCTGCCTGTACTGGGGTAGAGAGCAACGCCACCAGATCATCCAGACGGACCTCCAGTGCCCCGGGACACAGCGGTAGTGGAGGGGTTAAGAAGGAgcctggggagggagaggggggcgaGGCCTCTGTGGCTGGGTGTGAAGGGGTTGGGGTGGCTACAGAGCAGGCCCTAAGCAGCCTGCTGCAGTATGAAGGGAAGTGGATGCTGTTTGACGACTCTGAGGTGCATCTCTTTGAGGAGGAGGACTTTCTGAGAGCCTGTTCTCCAGAAACCTGCTCCACATCTACCCCATATCTTCTGTTCTATAGGAGGGTATGA